One window of the Serinus canaria isolate serCan28SL12 chromosome 9, serCan2020, whole genome shotgun sequence genome contains the following:
- the SLC19A3 gene encoding thiamine transporter 2 isoform X4, protein MDCWKGAVSHSWIYPTVIICANGFFTTMRPSESFLTPYLTGPDKNLTTEEVTNQILPVWTYSYLALLFPVFLLTDYVRYKPVLLLQGISLIVTWLLLLFARGVVAMQLVEFFYGMVTATEVAYYAYIYSVVSTQHYQRVTSYCRSVTLVAATVAAVLGQLLVSLADVSYFYLNAISLASVSLAFLCAFFLPMPQRSMFFHGKDAPETVPGPGKGLAVGAACRAPSCQEERSPDPAARAPSPQPQAGSARPHRHGLSVLLQLGRDLRDCYGSRRLLCWSLWWALATAGFNQVLNYVQVLWDLRAPSHSSTVYNGAVEAIATFLGSATSMAVGYVKINWDLSGELALGIFSALDAGSLLLMHFTENIWACYAGYLVFKACYMFLITIAT, encoded by the exons ATGGATTGCTGGAAGGGAGCCGTAAGCCACAGCTGGATTTATCCCACGGTGATCATCTGTGCAAATGGATTTTTCACCACAATGAGGCCATCAGAATCTTTTCTCACCCCCTATCTAACAGGACCAGACAAAAACCTAACAACTGAAGAG GTTACCAACCAGATTCTGCCAGTGTGGACATACTCCTACCTGGCTCTCCTTTTCCCAGTGTTCCTGCTCACAGACTACGTGCGCTACAAGCCCgtcctcctcctgcagggcaTCAGCCTCATCGTCAcgtggctcctgctgctctttgcacGCGGAGTGGTGGCCATGCAGCTGGTGGAATTCTTCTATGGCATGGTCACAGCCACCGAGGTGGCCTATTACGCCTACATCTACAGCGTGGTCAGCACCCAACACTACCAGAGGGTCACCAGCTACTGCAGGAGCGTCACTCTGGTGGCAGCCACCGTGGCTGCCgtgctgggacagctgctggTGTCCTTAGCAGACGTCTCCTACTTCTACCTCAACGCCATCAGCTTGGCTTCCGTGTCCCTGGCATTCCTGTGCGCCTTCTTCCTGCCCATGCCCCAGAGGAGCATGTTCTTCCATGGGAAAGATGCCCCCGAGACCGTGCCAGGGCCTGGCAAAGGGCTGGCCGTGGGCGCTGCCTGCAGGGCCCCGAGCTGCCAAGAGGAAAGGAGCCCtgatcctgctgccagggccccgagcccccagccccaggctggcagtgccaggcccCACAGGCACGGGCTCAgcgtgctgctgcagctgggcagggacctGAGGGACTGCTACGGCTCCCGCAGGCTCCTCTGCTGGTCCCTGTGGTGGGCTCTGGCCACGGCCGGCTTTAACCAGGTGCTGAATTATGTCCAGGTGCTGTGGGACCTGCGAGCCCCCTCGCACAGCTCCACAGTGTACAACGGAGCTGTCGAAGCAATAGCAACTTTTTTGG gtTCAGCAACATCCATGGCAGTGGGATATGTCAAAATAAACTGGGATCTCTCTGGAGAACTGGCTTTGGGAATTTTTTCTGCACTGGATGCTGGTTCTCTGCTTCTTATGCACTTCACTGAGAACATCTGGGCATGTTATGCTGGTTACCTTGTATTTAAAGCTTGCTATATGTTCCTTATAACAATAGCAACGTAA
- the SLC19A3 gene encoding thiamine transporter 2 isoform X2, which produces MDCWKGAVSHSWIYPTVIICANGFFTTMRPSESFLTPYLTGPDKNLTTEEVTNQILPVWTYSYLALLFPVFLLTDYVRYKPVLLLQGISLIVTWLLLLFARGVVAMQLVEFFYGMVTATEVAYYAYIYSVVSTQHYQRVTSYCRSVTLVAATVAAVLGQLLVSLADVSYFYLNAISLASVSLAFLCAFFLPMPQRSMFFHGKDAPETVPGPGKGLAVGAACRAPSCQEERSPDPAARAPSPQPQAGSARPHRHGLSVLLQLGRDLRDCYGSRRLLCWSLWWALATAGFNQVLNYVQVLWDLRAPSHSSTVYNGAVEAIATFLGSATSMAVGYVKINWDLSGELALGIFSALDAGSLLLMHFTENIWACYAGYLVFKACYMFLITIATFQIAVNLSMERYALMFGFNNFVALVIQTILTVVVVDSRGLGLDISTQFLIYGSYFTVITGIFLIRSMYTIISIKCRNTSVAAESTAP; this is translated from the exons ATGGATTGCTGGAAGGGAGCCGTAAGCCACAGCTGGATTTATCCCACGGTGATCATCTGTGCAAATGGATTTTTCACCACAATGAGGCCATCAGAATCTTTTCTCACCCCCTATCTAACAGGACCAGACAAAAACCTAACAACTGAAGAG GTTACCAACCAGATTCTGCCAGTGTGGACATACTCCTACCTGGCTCTCCTTTTCCCAGTGTTCCTGCTCACAGACTACGTGCGCTACAAGCCCgtcctcctcctgcagggcaTCAGCCTCATCGTCAcgtggctcctgctgctctttgcacGCGGAGTGGTGGCCATGCAGCTGGTGGAATTCTTCTATGGCATGGTCACAGCCACCGAGGTGGCCTATTACGCCTACATCTACAGCGTGGTCAGCACCCAACACTACCAGAGGGTCACCAGCTACTGCAGGAGCGTCACTCTGGTGGCAGCCACCGTGGCTGCCgtgctgggacagctgctggTGTCCTTAGCAGACGTCTCCTACTTCTACCTCAACGCCATCAGCTTGGCTTCCGTGTCCCTGGCATTCCTGTGCGCCTTCTTCCTGCCCATGCCCCAGAGGAGCATGTTCTTCCATGGGAAAGATGCCCCCGAGACCGTGCCAGGGCCTGGCAAAGGGCTGGCCGTGGGCGCTGCCTGCAGGGCCCCGAGCTGCCAAGAGGAAAGGAGCCCtgatcctgctgccagggccccgagcccccagccccaggctggcagtgccaggcccCACAGGCACGGGCTCAgcgtgctgctgcagctgggcagggacctGAGGGACTGCTACGGCTCCCGCAGGCTCCTCTGCTGGTCCCTGTGGTGGGCTCTGGCCACGGCCGGCTTTAACCAGGTGCTGAATTATGTCCAGGTGCTGTGGGACCTGCGAGCCCCCTCGCACAGCTCCACAGTGTACAACGGAGCTGTCGAAGCAATAGCAACTTTTTTGG gtTCAGCAACATCCATGGCAGTGGGATATGTCAAAATAAACTGGGATCTCTCTGGAGAACTGGCTTTGGGAATTTTTTCTGCACTGGATGCTGGTTCTCTGCTTCTTATGCACTTCACTGAGAACATCTGGGCATGTTATGCTGGTTACCTTGTATTTAAAGCTTGCTATATGTTCCTTATAACAATAGCAAC GTTTCAGATTGCTGTCAACCTCAGCATGGAACGTTATGCTTTGATGTTTGGCTTCAACAACTTTGTTGCACTGGTGATTCAGACGATTTTAACTGTTGTTGTAGTAGATTCAAGAGGTCTGGGACTGGATATCAGCACTCAG ttTCTCATTTATGGCAGCTACTTCACAGTCATAACTGGAATTTTCCTGATCAGAAGCATGTACACCATAATTTCCAtcaaatgcagaaatacaaGTGTGGCTGCTGAAAGCACTGCCCCTTAA